One window of Papaver somniferum cultivar HN1 chromosome 9, ASM357369v1, whole genome shotgun sequence genomic DNA carries:
- the LOC113310509 gene encoding uncharacterized protein LOC113310509, with protein sequence MAYYKDNFVLVANGNTGDGDNPFGKIFRLDIVSLKSKGVRSQNLASDKDSYLCFNLTGGVFDRGRYIELMKRDSYFNGDYKFYVVAINLYEPVLKDKYQLALFLANLIGIILTKEGGIGDTCKRLAQNLQQGAVLYTILPLPIPNGSHYWKVQELFYALHHTGRWSWSGDIGSLILHLRCGLLNFWVTHSVLHRSGKVPRLLDKMNVHVAGSLRRVVARKTPLKELRYLQRFLLSILTVEKGHISFSEILHVLLHTEVYGSLSLRERAIMTVGYSIWSCFYSFYCAQHLDSGCEQRMNIYKCACSQHSQLCYTYTWGIVCQPEENNICLDCVWARTVGTQYILTMLHILWREFTFLAVFKFSRIVFFLYFYFLLAEACESFSIAVWYSILIGVHECVSRKVRSVALSCDAEGTFRSNVFFKDEVSNPLASTFMGLPSRHLAAASELFSMGNDTVILGGGYWLFDRGKWSASILWLSHSKSWSCPSTSKDFDKTIKAHVQQRGTKGATDVEA encoded by the coding sequence ATGGCTTACTACAAGGATAATTTTGTATTGGTTGCTAATGGTAATACTGGTGATGGGGATAATCCATTTGGTAAGATATTTCGACTGGATATTGTGAGTCTCAAGAGTAAAGGTGTTCGTAGTCAAAATTTGGCTAGTGATAAAGATTCTTATCTTTGTTTTAACCTTACTGGTGGAGTCTTTGATCGTGGGAGATATATTGAACTTATGAAAAGAGATTCTTATTTTAATGGTGATTATAAATTCTATGTTGTTGCAATTAATTTGTATGAGCCTGTTCTAAAAGATAAGTACCAGTTAGCTTTGtttcttgccaatttgattgggATTATACTTACCAAGGAGGGTGGAATCGGTGACACTTGCAAGAGGTTGGCTCAAAATCTACAACAAGGTGCGGTTCTCTATACCATTTTGCCACTTCCAATACCAAATGGAAGTCATTATTGGAAAGTTCAGGAACTATTTTATGCACTGCATCATACTGGAAGATGGAGTTGGAGTGGTGACATAGGTTCACTAATCTTGCATCTGAGATGTGGTTTACTTAATTTCTGGGTCACTCATTCTGTACTACATAGGAGCGGAAAGGTGCCAAGACTTCTCGACAAAATGAATGTTCATGTAGCTGGGAGTTTGAGAAGAGTTGTGGCTAGGAAAACCCCCTTGAAGGAGCTTCGTTATCTCCAGAGGTTTCTTCTTTCAATCCTCACAGTGGAGAAAGGTCATATTTCTTTTTCAGAAATCTTACACGTTTTATTGCATACTGAAGTCTACGGCAGTCTTTCACTTCGTGAGAGAGCTATAATGACCGTGGGTTATTCCATTTGGAGTTGTTTCTACTCATTTTACTGTGCTCAGCATCTGGATTCGGGTTGCGAACAACGAATGAATATATATAAATGCGCTTGCAGTCAACATTCCCAACTGTGTTACACGTATACGTGGGGAATTGTATGTCAACCCGAGGAGAATAATATCTGTCTTGATTGTGTATGGGCAAGAACGGTGGGAACTCAGTACATACTCACTATGCTGCATATTCTGTGGAGGGAGTTTACATTTCTTGCAGTGTTTAAATTCTCAAGAATTGTGTTTTTCTTATACTTCTATTTTCTCCTAGCCGAAGCCTGCGAGAGTTTCTCAATAGCAGTTTGGTATTCCATCCTCATCGGTGTACATGAATGTGTTTCTAGAAAGGTAAGAAGTGTTGCTTTGAGCTGCGATGCGGAAGGAACTTTTAGGAGCAATGTGTTTTTCAAGGATGAGGTCAGTAATCCACTTGCATCCACCTTCATGGGATTACCAAGTCGGCACTTAGCTGCTGCAAGTGAACTTTTCAGTATGGGAAATGATACTGTTATTTTGGGTGGTGGTTATTGGTTGTTTGATAGAGGAAAATGGTCTGCCTCCATATTATGGCTTTCTCATTCTAAAAGCTGGAGCTGTCCAAGTACTTCAAAAGACTTCGATAAAACTATTAAGGCTCATGTTCAACAAAGAGGTACTAAGGGTGCAACAGATGTTGAGGCTTAG